One Mya arenaria isolate MELC-2E11 chromosome 5, ASM2691426v1 genomic window carries:
- the LOC128233999 gene encoding uncharacterized protein LOC128233999 isoform X1 — protein sequence MKSNEDKVTVQPEDTVKEVLDKIINQVKEIYNLHVKGRDISRKRVKSVVSLLDKLNIDDNGLVGIVNETSTKSEYTNIIYIAIENYVPQLETFLESLIERYPKLICLPRKDEKYYGHTAFHMAVCKNYQKLAKKMLDTIGRVDKEELFRECATGRNFKQTVMIGELPLFTAALSFNIEMFEILLNKGADLYETNSTKDDIYHALIRYAHYYPNKEDEVIEFLRLIMAKVERTRNADVGENADTFDDSSKGSKSTDTTKLGHDQTKDTSKELKHADKTKQEDQNNEPSQEPMTATSNKQEEHPTKESSNKLEHANSIKQDKYPKKDTSPGELWSWRNNSGLNPLELATKYGLCKIFGMIYNSEPYFIEQGNDGLNDIKTYDITELDPVLQSTARDHPADSGSLLQFLFEIHPSQAFPFIRTPQISKIIHKKWKYYRIIVYIWFILHLVFMGFLTWYAIKRSKQNANDEEENRSITVRVFAFIALIWGIIYALPEIVKVIIHGVPCKRKGIRSKLAIGKELDRSVQKRTNQIKVCDEKESDRRVSISYSNCIRKYLRTIWKWAKTAKPNPYSCESYRWLMTLFSISLILDIALLMHSDLEYEQYCLYISMIFGWLFVIFFLRVFKYFSFFGVFLQQVIFGDVIRFIFIFLLIILGFGTAMYMAVQGSSSTEDDGYSTFGKTLISMITLIAGLGDPPSFYDTRRPGICVAIFILYILMATVVILNALIAMMGTTCSELVGNVGNKHTHDRHWTFERLSVILFFESIFPEKWIKRVGKEVKTNRETRRHLEIRSLKDLDSKEIVDERANIHTTKDLPRAQNNKNATMDIYHINQCEHYKPYEITRSPFICPQDSLSND from the exons ATGAAGTCAAATGAAGATAAAGTAACAGTGCAACCTGAAGATACAGTTAAAGAGGTTTTGGATAAAATTATCAATCAGGTGAAAGAGATCTACAATCTTCATGTAAAAGGACGAGACATAAGCAGAAAGAGGGTAAAATCGGTAGTCTCATTGCTAGATAAGTTGAATATAGATGATAATGGTTTGGTCGGAATTGTAAATGAGACATCTACAAAATCGGagtatacaaatattatttacattgccATCGAGAATTACGTCCCACAGTTGGAGACATTCTTGGAGAGCTTGATTGAAAGATACCCAAAGCTGATATGTCTTCCGCGTAAGGACGAAAAATACTACGGACACACCGCCTTCCACATGGCAGTTTGCAAAAATTACCAAAAGTTGGCCAAAAAAATGCTTGACACGATTGGGCGCGTTGATAAAGAGGAATTATTCAGAGAATGCGCAACAGGGAGAAACTTTAAGCAAACTGTGATGATCGGAGAACTGCCTCTGTTCACTGCTGCGTTGTCGTTTAACATag aaatgtttgaaattttgcTGAATAAAGGGGCGgatttatatgaaacaaactCAACGAAAGACGATATATACCATGCGCTTATTAG GTATGCTCACTATTATCCGAACAAAGAAGACGAAGTCATCGAATTCCTAAGATTGATCATGGCTAAAGTCGAAAGGACACGAAATGCTGATGTTGGGGAAAATGCAGATACATTCGATGACTCCTCAAAGGGATCGAAATCTACCGATACAACCAAACTAGGACACGACCAAACCAAAGACACTTCGAAAGAACTGAAGCATGCAGATAAAACCAAACAAGAAGACCAAAACAACGAACCGTCGCAGGAACCGATGACTGCAACTTCAAATAAACAAGAAGAACACCCAACTAAGGAGTCGTCGAATAAATTGGAGCATGCAAATTCAATCAAACAAGATAAATACCCCAAAAAAGACACGTCGCCCGGCGAACTCTGGAGTTGGAGAAACAATTCGGGCCTGAACCCGTTAGAACTAGCGACAAAGTATggtctttgtaaaatatttgggATGATTTACAACTCGGAG CCGTACTTTATTGAACAGGGAAACGATGGCCTGAACGACATAAAAACGTATGATATCACGGAATTGGACCCTGTTTTACAAAGCACTGCTCGTGATCACCCTGCAGATTCAGGATCCCTCCTGCAGTTCCTTTTCGAAATTCACCCTTCGCAGGCATTCCCATTCATCCGTACGCCTCAGATCAGCAAAATTATTCATAAGAAATGGAAATACTACCGAATTATTGTGTATATTTGGTTCATTTTGCACTTAGTATTCATGGGCTTCCTCACGTGGTATGCAATTAAAAGATCGAAACAGAATGCCAATGACGAGGAGGAGAATAGAAGTATAACTGTTAGAGTTTTTGCTTTTATTGCCTTGATTTGGGGGATTATTTACGCTTTGCCCGAAATTGTAAAAGTCATCATACATGGCGTTCCTTGCAAAAGAAAAGGAATCAGATCGAAACTGGCAATCGGAAAGGAATTAGATCGAAGCGTGCAAAAGCGAACAAATCAGATCAAAGTTTGCGATGAAAAGGAATCAGATCGAAGAGTAAGCATCTCATATTCAAATTGTATACGGAAATATTTGCGTACCATTTGGAAATGGGCCAAAACCGCAAAACCGAATCCCTACAGTTGTGAATCCTACAGATGGTTGATGACGCTATTTTCAATAAGTCTTATTTTAGATATTGCATTGCTGATGCATTCAGATTTAGAATACGAACAATACTGTTTATACATCTCAATGATTTTTGGATGGCTGTTCGTTATATTCTTCCTCAGAGTTTTCAAGTATTTCAGTTTCTTTGGTGTTTTTCTTCAACAGGTGATTTTTGGCGATGTAATtcggtttatattcatatttctcCTTATAATTCTTGGATTCGGGACGGCGATGTATATGGCAGTTCAGGGCTCGTCTTCTACAGAAGATGACGGATATTCCACCTTCGGCAAAACCTTGATCTCGATGATAACACTGATAGCTGGATTAGGAGACCCGCCAAGTTTTTACGATACTAGACGCCCCGGAATATGCGTCGCCATCTTTATACTTTACATTCTCATGGCAACTGTAGTCATTCTGAATGCTCTGATCGCTATGATGGGAACAACATGCTCGGAACTCGTTGGAAATGTTGGAAATAAACATACTCACGAtcgacattggacattcgaacGTCTCTCAGTGATCTTGTTCTTCGAAAGCATCTTCCCTGAAAAATGGATCAAGAGGGTCGGAAAGGAGGTCAAAACGAACAGGGAAACGAGGCGACATCTAGAAATTCGTTCCTTAAAAGATTTAGACAGCAAGGAGATCGTTGATGAGAGAGCAAATATACATACAACTAAAGATTTGCCAAGAGcccaaaacaataaaaatgcaaCGATGGACATTTATCACATCAACCAATGTGAGCATTACAAACCTTACGAAATCACCAGGTCTCCTTTTATTTGTCCCCAGGATTCCCTAAGTAATGACTGA
- the LOC128233999 gene encoding uncharacterized protein LOC128233999 isoform X2: MKSNEDKVTVQPEDTVKEVLDKIINQVKEIYNLHVKGRDISRKRVKSVVSLLDKLNIDDNGLVGIVNETSTKSEYTNIIYIAIENYVPQLETFLESLIERYPKLICLPRKDEKYYGHTAFHMAVCKNYQKLAKKMLDTIGRVDKEELFRECATGRNFKQTVMIGELPLFTAALSFNIEMFEILLNKGADLYETNSTKDDIYHALIRYAHYYPNKEDEVIEFLRLIMAKVERTRNADVGENADTFDDSSKGSKSTDTTKLGHDQTKDTSKELKHADKTKQEDQNNEPSQEPMTATSNKQEEHPTKESSNKLEHANSIKQDKYPKKDTSPGELWSWRNNSGLNPLELATKYGLCKIFGMIYNSEPYFIEQGNDGLNDIKTYDITELDPVLQSTARDHPADSGSLLQFLFEIHPSQAFPFIRTPQISKIIHKKWKYYRIIVYIWFILHLVFMGFLTWYAIKRSKQNANDEEENRSITVRVFAFIALIWGIIYALPEIVKVIIHGVPCKRKGIRSKLAIGKELDRSVQKRTNQIKVCDEKESDRRVIFGDVIRFIFIFLLIILGFGTAMYMAVQGSSSTEDDGYSTFGKTLISMITLIAGLGDPPSFYDTRRPGICVAIFILYILMATVVILNALIAMMGTTCSELVGNVGNKHTHDRHWTFERLSVILFFESIFPEKWIKRVGKEVKTNRETRRHLEIRSLKDLDSKEIVDERANIHTTKDLPRAQNNKNATMDIYHINQCEHYKPYEITRSPFICPQDSLSND, encoded by the exons ATGAAGTCAAATGAAGATAAAGTAACAGTGCAACCTGAAGATACAGTTAAAGAGGTTTTGGATAAAATTATCAATCAGGTGAAAGAGATCTACAATCTTCATGTAAAAGGACGAGACATAAGCAGAAAGAGGGTAAAATCGGTAGTCTCATTGCTAGATAAGTTGAATATAGATGATAATGGTTTGGTCGGAATTGTAAATGAGACATCTACAAAATCGGagtatacaaatattatttacattgccATCGAGAATTACGTCCCACAGTTGGAGACATTCTTGGAGAGCTTGATTGAAAGATACCCAAAGCTGATATGTCTTCCGCGTAAGGACGAAAAATACTACGGACACACCGCCTTCCACATGGCAGTTTGCAAAAATTACCAAAAGTTGGCCAAAAAAATGCTTGACACGATTGGGCGCGTTGATAAAGAGGAATTATTCAGAGAATGCGCAACAGGGAGAAACTTTAAGCAAACTGTGATGATCGGAGAACTGCCTCTGTTCACTGCTGCGTTGTCGTTTAACATag aaatgtttgaaattttgcTGAATAAAGGGGCGgatttatatgaaacaaactCAACGAAAGACGATATATACCATGCGCTTATTAG GTATGCTCACTATTATCCGAACAAAGAAGACGAAGTCATCGAATTCCTAAGATTGATCATGGCTAAAGTCGAAAGGACACGAAATGCTGATGTTGGGGAAAATGCAGATACATTCGATGACTCCTCAAAGGGATCGAAATCTACCGATACAACCAAACTAGGACACGACCAAACCAAAGACACTTCGAAAGAACTGAAGCATGCAGATAAAACCAAACAAGAAGACCAAAACAACGAACCGTCGCAGGAACCGATGACTGCAACTTCAAATAAACAAGAAGAACACCCAACTAAGGAGTCGTCGAATAAATTGGAGCATGCAAATTCAATCAAACAAGATAAATACCCCAAAAAAGACACGTCGCCCGGCGAACTCTGGAGTTGGAGAAACAATTCGGGCCTGAACCCGTTAGAACTAGCGACAAAGTATggtctttgtaaaatatttgggATGATTTACAACTCGGAG CCGTACTTTATTGAACAGGGAAACGATGGCCTGAACGACATAAAAACGTATGATATCACGGAATTGGACCCTGTTTTACAAAGCACTGCTCGTGATCACCCTGCAGATTCAGGATCCCTCCTGCAGTTCCTTTTCGAAATTCACCCTTCGCAGGCATTCCCATTCATCCGTACGCCTCAGATCAGCAAAATTATTCATAAGAAATGGAAATACTACCGAATTATTGTGTATATTTGGTTCATTTTGCACTTAGTATTCATGGGCTTCCTCACGTGGTATGCAATTAAAAGATCGAAACAGAATGCCAATGACGAGGAGGAGAATAGAAGTATAACTGTTAGAGTTTTTGCTTTTATTGCCTTGATTTGGGGGATTATTTACGCTTTGCCCGAAATTGTAAAAGTCATCATACATGGCGTTCCTTGCAAAAGAAAAGGAATCAGATCGAAACTGGCAATCGGAAAGGAATTAGATCGAAGCGTGCAAAAGCGAACAAATCAGATCAAAGTTTGCGATGAAAAGGAATCAGATCGAAGA GTGATTTTTGGCGATGTAATtcggtttatattcatatttctcCTTATAATTCTTGGATTCGGGACGGCGATGTATATGGCAGTTCAGGGCTCGTCTTCTACAGAAGATGACGGATATTCCACCTTCGGCAAAACCTTGATCTCGATGATAACACTGATAGCTGGATTAGGAGACCCGCCAAGTTTTTACGATACTAGACGCCCCGGAATATGCGTCGCCATCTTTATACTTTACATTCTCATGGCAACTGTAGTCATTCTGAATGCTCTGATCGCTATGATGGGAACAACATGCTCGGAACTCGTTGGAAATGTTGGAAATAAACATACTCACGAtcgacattggacattcgaacGTCTCTCAGTGATCTTGTTCTTCGAAAGCATCTTCCCTGAAAAATGGATCAAGAGGGTCGGAAAGGAGGTCAAAACGAACAGGGAAACGAGGCGACATCTAGAAATTCGTTCCTTAAAAGATTTAGACAGCAAGGAGATCGTTGATGAGAGAGCAAATATACATACAACTAAAGATTTGCCAAGAGcccaaaacaataaaaatgcaaCGATGGACATTTATCACATCAACCAATGTGAGCATTACAAACCTTACGAAATCACCAGGTCTCCTTTTATTTGTCCCCAGGATTCCCTAAGTAATGACTGA